The following proteins come from a genomic window of Synergistota bacterium:
- a CDS encoding ribonuclease HI family protein, which produces MKVRIFTDGASQGNPGEASVGISLEYDEEGRAIKEKYGFYIGEATNNVAEYLALVCALRLAKEKGADEVEVFVDSELVYKQILGVYIVRSQKLQGLFKEAKELLESFQRFSIYHLPRRMNKEADTLANMALKLYRMAKVRA; this is translated from the coding sequence ATGAAGGTAAGGATTTTCACTGATGGGGCCTCGCAGGGGAATCCTGGAGAAGCCTCTGTTGGTATATCTTTGGAGTATGATGAAGAAGGAAGAGCGATAAAAGAAAAGTATGGGTTTTATATAGGAGAGGCCACAAATAATGTGGCAGAATATTTAGCTTTGGTATGTGCTTTAAGGCTCGCTAAAGAAAAAGGAGCTGATGAGGTAGAGGTTTTTGTAGATAGTGAATTGGTTTACAAGCAAATTTTAGGAGTTTATATCGTTCGGAGTCAAAAGCTTCAAGGATTGTTTAAAGAAGCAAAGGAGCTTTTGGAATCCTTTCAGCGTTTTTCCATTTATCATCTTCCTAGGAGAATGAATAAGGAGGCGGATACCTTAGCTAATATGGCTTTAAAGCTCTATAGAATGGCTAAAGTAAGAGCTTGA
- a CDS encoding Nif3-like dinuclear metal center hexameric protein — protein MIFLTHKELIGVLEREFPLYLAESWDNTGLQVGPFDDEIRRIGVALNPSLRTLYLAVEKGCNFLLTHHPLILTGLRRVDLSGSIGKVINLAILKKITIYSIHTPWDSALGGGNDYWADLLGLENRNPIVPLRENPQTGIGRVGEVYGTSFYDMVSFLKKEVRFLIPVFSGKDKIYKVALCTGSGGDLLEKVISLRVDVYITCDLKYHQILNALYAGLNLIILSHHEMEEKSLFYLERRLRDLLPSLGLEILKEEDPFLG, from the coding sequence GATCTTTCTGACCCACAAGGAGTTAATTGGGGTTTTGGAGAGGGAATTTCCGCTTTATCTTGCTGAAAGTTGGGATAATACAGGGCTTCAAGTGGGTCCTTTTGATGATGAAATTAGGCGTATAGGGGTGGCTCTTAATCCCTCTTTACGTACTCTTTATCTTGCAGTGGAGAAAGGCTGTAATTTTTTATTAACACATCATCCTCTTATTCTTACTGGGCTTAGGAGGGTTGATCTTTCAGGGAGTATTGGAAAGGTGATAAATTTAGCGATATTGAAGAAAATCACTATTTATTCCATTCATACTCCATGGGATTCAGCCTTAGGGGGAGGTAATGACTATTGGGCTGACCTCTTAGGTCTTGAAAATAGAAATCCAATTGTTCCCTTAAGGGAAAATCCTCAAACAGGTATAGGTAGAGTTGGGGAAGTGTATGGAACTTCTTTTTATGATATGGTATCATTTTTAAAAAAGGAAGTTAGATTTCTTATTCCTGTATTTTCAGGAAAGGATAAGATATACAAAGTAGCCTTATGTACCGGAAGCGGGGGAGATCTTTTAGAAAAGGTTATATCTTTGAGAGTTGATGTTTATATTACCTGTGATCTAAAATATCATCAGATCCTTAATGCTCTTTATGCTGGTCTTAACTTAATAATCCTTAGTCATCATGAGATGGAAGAGAAAAGCTTATTTTACCTTGAAAGGAGGCTTCGAGATCTTTTACCTAGTTTGGGATTGGAGATTTTAAAGGAGGAGGACCCATTTTTGGGATGA